The genome window ATCATACATGGCTTTTTCCGCCGCGTCGGGGTCGCCTTTCACAATCGCATCCAGCGTTCTGGCATGGCTGCGGTTTACCGGTTTGGAAAAATCCTGGGTGGTGTCGGCATTTTTTATATTGGTCTCGTCCACCAGGTTGACCAGCACCCCGCTGAAAAAGCGGATCAGCGGGTTGGTGATGCATTCGGCAATCCGCTGATGGAACGCCATTTCCAACGGGCGCAGTTCAGCCCGGGAGGCGGAGCCCAGCTTGCCCGTCGCTTCCGCGTGGAGCCTCGAGAGCTCGCCCTTCTGTTCGGCCGTCATGAAACAGGCGGCCATGCGGGCGGCATACGGCTCGATCATCAGCCGCGCTTCGCCGATATGGTCGTGGGTCAGGCTGATATTTTGGGTATGCAAAAAATCGATCAGACTCTTCTGCGGGCGGATGAACGGCACTTCCCCCACGTAAGCGCCGCCGCCCGAGCCTTTCCGCAGTTCCACAAGCCCCAGGGACTCAAGGGCGCTGAGCGCCTCCCTGAGCGTTTGCCTGCTGACCCCGAACGAATCAGCCAGTTCCTTCTCGGACGCGAGTCTGTCGCCTGGGCGCAATTTGTGCTCAATTATTGATGCCCTGATATAATCCTCAATGACTTTCGACGTCTTTGGCCGGACGACTGGCTCGTACATGGCGCCTCGCATAAAGAGGTAAACGGAAAAACACGGACCGCGGGAATTCAGCCGACGATGACCGCCATGCGCGCATCGTCAATCGCAGCGAGGAATACCCGAGACAACTCCTGCAAAAAAAGTTTTTATATAATATAAATATATAGATATAAAAAAATAAATTTGTACAGTATTTTTATTGGTGTTTTATTTCTTGACTCGAGGTGGCAAAATTTCCGTTCCCCGGCCCGCCCACCGGGAGACCCCGCCCCCTGAACGAAAACGCGTCCGGCCTGCGGGGCCGGACGCGTTTTCCAAGATGCCGTTCGTGTCAGCATGTCGTTGTTTTAATGAGTATTTCGTTTAAGACCTGCTCCTGCAAACCGCAATCGCCCTCCATTTCCGGATGCCCGGACCCGGCGGCGGCCATAAGGGGCTGTATGGCGCTGCCCGTGCCCGGCGCCGTATCATCCACGAAATGGATATCTATCTTTTGCGTGACCACCGCGCCATCCCTGCTCGTCACCAGGGTCAACACGTCGTTTTCCAGGTCGGGGAACCCCTCAAGAGAAAAACCGGCGGCATGCCCGCTCAGGCCGAACGGATCGTAAGGCGGCAGACCGCTGGCGTCCAGCATGACGGGGTCCATCATGCAATCCATGAGGCCGGTGTAAAACGGGATGGCTTCATCCCAACCGAAAAAGTCCGCTCCGGCGTCTTCGGCCTGGCCGGCGCTGTCCGCGTCTTCGGAAAGGCCGGTGTTCTCCGGGCCGCCCGCCGTGGCGTTCAGCCCGGCGGCCGCGTCCGCTCCGGCAGCGGTTTCCACCGCGCTTTCCCCGGCGATGAAGGTCGTTTCAATGCCGCTGAACGCTATCCGGCACGCTCCGTTGGCGTACAGCATCACGCTGGCGAAATCCTCGTACCCGGCGGGCGGGATGATGCTGAGCGTCCCCTCGGTTCCCGGCGCATGGCACGGCAAATCGACCTGCACCGGCCAGCCCATGAGGTTGCCGTCCGCATCATAGAGCTGGTAGTACACGCTGCCGTCCCAGGTGGCGACCGTATAGTCGATGTCCATCCGGCTCGTGCCGCCGCCGTCGCCGCACGTGATGACGAGCCCTTCCCAGGCGTCAAGGGTATCGGCGTCCCCCCAGGATTGCTCGCTCGCGACGCCGAGCAGCCCGTTTTCGTCGACGGAGAGCCTGGCGTCGGTCGAAGCCACTTCCGCCACGCCGCCCATGATCCTGATGGTGACCGCCTGCACGGTCAGCCTGCCGTCGGCAATCGGCACAACGCCGGTGCTGCCGTCCGGCACGGATTCAAATCCCCCGCTGACGCCGCCCGTGTCGCCGGCGTCGTTTTCGCTCCCGGCGTCTTCTCCCGCTCCGTTCCCGGCCTCGGCTCCGCCCGCATTGCCGGGGTCGCCCTCTTCTCCCGCCCCGTCTTCTCGGCCTGTTTCCTTCCCGTTCCCGGCTGCGCCGCCGGTTCCGTCACCTGTCTCGTCGGGCCGGTCTGTTTCCGTCCCGCTCCCGGCCTCGGATCCGCTCATGTCGCCGGTGCCGCCCTCGCCCCCGCCAGGGGAAGCGCCGCCGGAGTTTTCCCCGGCCTCCGCTTCGCCCGGACCGGCGGGGGGGCCGCCGGGCGTCTGGTTCGCGGCATCGCTCGCGCCGGGCGTATCCGGCCGGGACGAAACGGCAGCCATGGCCGCAAAGGATTCCCGGCCGCCCAAAACGCCCGGCATATCACCAGACGCCGCGCCGAGGCTTGCGTCAAGGCTCCCGTCCGCGAACCGGGAGACGCCGCCTCCGGCGGAGCCTGCATGGCCCAGCCTGGAGACGCCGGTCAGCAGGGAACCGGCGTCATCCCGGTAGGCCCATGCGCCGTGGCCTCCGCCGGCGTCTGAAGAGACAGGGCCCGCCGCGGTGTGCAGGTCAAAGGTGCTGCCTTCGAAAAAATCCTCGGCCGCCACCGCCGTGCCGTCGGGCAACAGCAGCTTGGGAAAGGAGTCTCTGTACACCGCGAAAAAACCCCGCACCACAACGATGCCGCCGCCCTCAACGGCAAAAACGAGGTCATTTCCGGCGCGCGCCGAGGTGACGACGGCGGGAAAAAAGGCGAAATACAGGTCGTGACCGGCCTTGGCGGTGATAACCGCCCTCTCGCCCGGATGCGCCATGGGAATGTAAACAAGAGGCCCGGCCGCGCCGGAGGCCTCGAACGTGGTTGTGGAAGTCATGAATCCCCCCTTGTAAAAAATGATTCCATGCCCGCCGCCGCCCGCAAAGCGCGGGCGCGGACTCGCATGCCGTAACGATAGGGGAATATCCGGCACCGGCAATAAGAACAGCCATATTTCAAGGGTAGATATTTATCAGGACATGCTCATGGCTTACCGTCGCGGCCACGGGAAGGAAAAGCATCCGCCTCCATGTAAAAACCGGCCGGGGAACCCCGGCCGGTTTTTACATGGGCGTCAATCGGTGTTTTTTACCGCCCCATCATGCCGGGCAGGAACAGGACGATCTCCGGGAAAATCGTAATCAGGGCCACAAACAGGCCGATGATGCCGATAAACGGCAGCACGGCTTTGGATATGAACCCGATGCTCCTGTGGGCGAGCCCCGTGACGAGAAAAAGGTTGAACCCGACCGGCGGCGTTATGTTGGCGACCTGCACCAGCAGGATGACGAAAATGCCGTACCAGATGGGATCCATGTTGTACGCTTCCATCAGCGGCAGGAACATGGGCACGGTCATGACGATCATGGAATACCCGTCGATCAGGCAGCCCAGGAACAGATAGACGCAGGTAATCAGTAAAATAACTTCAAACTTGCTCGCGCCGTAGGAAACCAGGGTCGCGCTGATCCACTTGGGCAGCCCCAGAAACCCCAGGGAAACGGAGAAAAAGGACGCGCCGATCAAAATCAGCATAACCATGCAGTTGGTTTTCACGGTGCCGACGAGGCATTCCGTAAAGATCTTGAAAGTCATACAGCCCGAGCCGACGCCGAGGATCATGGAACCCAGGACGCCGATGGCCGCCGCCTCGGTCGGGGTGGCCCAGCCCGCGTAAATGCTGCCGAGCACAAAGGCGATCAGCACGATAACGGGCACGATCTTGGGAGAACGCCGGAGCCGGTCGCCCCAAGTGAAATTTTCCGTAATCCTGTTTTCGTGCCGGATCACGGCCATGACGCCCAGATAGAGGCAAAAGCAGAACATCAAAATGATGCCGGGCACGATGCCGGCGATGAAAAGTTTGCCGATGGAAACGTTGGCCGCCACGCCGTAGATCAGCATGGGCACGCTCGGCGGGATCAGGATGCCGAGGGTCCCCGAACTTGCCAGGCTGCCGATGGACAGGGATTCGTCATAGCCGCGCTTGCGGAATTCAGGGATGGTGATTTTGCCGACCGTTGCGGTCGTGGCGTTCACGGAACCGGTGATGGCGGCAAACAGGGCGCTCGCAATAACGTTGACGTGCAGCAGGCCGCCGGGGAGTTTGGCCACCCACGGGGTAAGTCCTTCGAAGAGATCATCCGAAATCCGCGAACGGACGAGAAATTCCCCCATCATGATAAACAACGGCAGCGCCATGAGGCTTGAGCTGTTGACGTTGTTCCAGACGACGCTGCCGAGGATGCGCAGAACCGGAAGATCCGTGAACAGCGTCAGGGCGATCCAGCCGGTAATGAACAGGGTGGGCCCGATCCACAGGCCGGACCCCAGAAGAACGGCCAGAATCAGGAGAATGGTAATCAGCGCGGTCAGTTCCATATATGTGCGACCTACTGCTCCGTCCGGCCGGAACAAAATTTGTACAAGTTACAGCAATACTGCAGAAAAAGCGCCGCGGCGCCGAGGGGGATGAATATCTGGGGAATGACGAGCGGCGTTTCGGAAATCTGCATGGATTTGGAGCCGTACACATAGGACTGATAAAACAGCTTCCAGCCCACAAAGGTCAGGTACCCCGCGAAGGCGATCGCAAGACCGTAAGCCAGAACGCGGAACGAAGCGATGACTCTCGGGAACCTGCTCCGCAGCAGGGTAATCAGGTCCATGCGGATATGCCCCTGCACCTTTTCAACATACCCGAGCCCGAGAAAGCTGCTGACGGCCATCAGGTAGCCCGTGTATTCGTCGGTAATTTGCAGGCTTTGCCCGAAGAAGGCCCGGCCGAAAATTTCGGTAATGATGAGAAAGGACGCCGAGGCGATGCAAAAGCCGGACAACCAGCCCAGCATCCCGTTCATCCGCCCGATGGCGGCAATGATTTTTTCCACAATAAAACCCCGGTGAGGTTGTTGCGACGGCGCATCTACCGCGCGGAGGGGTGAACGTTTTGTCCACCCCTCCGCTGCGTGAAACAAGCCGCCTCCGGGAGCGCGCGAACGCTCCGCAAGAAGCCCTTACACGGCCCTTTGGCCGTTATTTCCGTTTCTTGGCTTCCATGAACTTGTGATACAGTTCCACGGCGTCCGTGGCGTTCTTGTTCTTTTCCAGCCAGTCGGCGGCAACGGATTCGGACGCCTTCACAAGCTCGGCGTGGAACGCTTCGGAAACCGGCACAAGCGTGACGCCGTTCTCATAGCAGAATTGGTCGTTGGCCGCCACGACCTTTTTCACCTCCTCCCAGAGGAAGGCCTGGCATTCCGCGGCGGCGGTTTCCAGGGCTTTCTGCTGGTCGGCGGTCAGTTTTTTCCAGGAATTTTCGTTGATGGTGGTCACGCTCGTGGCGGTGGCGAAGCGGATCGGCATGTGGAACTTGCACACTTCGTAGAATTTGCCTTCGCGCACGGAAATGGAGGACGTCACCACCGAGTCGATAAGGCCCGTCGCAAGGCCGGTATAGGCTTCCGCGTAAGGGACGTTCAGGCCCTTGGCGCCCACGGCGGAGGCGAACAGCGCGCCGTTTCTGTCATAGGAGCGGATCTTGAGATCTTTCATGTCCCCGATGGTTTCGACCTTTTTGTTGGCCCACAGCCCGCCGAACGGCCAGGGGGAGATAACGAGCACGCGCTGGTTGATCTTGGCGGCGGCGGCGTCATAATACGGTTTGGCCATTTTGTCGAACAGGGCGACTTCGTCCCAGTCGGAAATCATCATGGGAAGGGTGCGCAGGCCGAAAACAGGGGCATCCCCGGCCACGTTGGACGCCACCATTTCCGCCATGTCGAGCTGCCCGTCGCCCACGGCTTTCAGCAGTTCCGCGCCCTTGTAGCCAAGGCTCCCGCCGAATTCCACGCGCAGGGTCACCTCGCCCTTCGTCAGTTCGGCCACGCGTTTGGCCATCATTTCCAGCCCGCGAACCTGGTAGTTTTCCTTGTTCCAGACGGACAGGGCCGTCAGCGTCGTTTTGGCGGACGCAATCGAGGTGAAGCAGAGCACGGCGGCAATCGCCAGCAGAACGGATGCTTTACGAATCACGGTAAACCTCCAGGGAGTATGGCGTCTAAGTGCAAACGGCTGCGGCGCGAAAAGAGCGCCGCCTTGCGCACCGTTCAAAACCGGCGCGGGGAGCTTGCGTGTTCCCGAACCATTAAAAAAAAACAGGCCCGAACACAACCGCAAATTTTTCCACTGCGCCCCAATGGAAAAAACGGCGCATCCACCGTCCCCCTCTGCGAAAGATTCCGTCCCGCGCGGAACGGGAAAACACGCTCCTTGCGGAAAATCGCGCACGGAGCCCGCGCGGGCCGTCTGAAGCGCCGCCCGCTGGGGCAACCCGCCGGTAAAGAGCTTGACCCGTTTCGCGGGATGGCTCAGTATGTCGCCCCATGGCCCGCCCGCGACAAAAAATCCTCCATGGCGGCGAACGGGAACACGCATGTCCGAAATAAAATCAAGCCTCTGCATTCTCGCCTCCGGCGTCCTCTGGGGGATGCTGCCCCTGTTCATCAAATTCTTCGCCGGGCAAGGCTTTAGCCCGGAGCAGATCGTCTTCACCCGCATGGTGTTTTCCACTGTCCTGCTCGTGACGTGGCTGGGCTTTTTCCGCCCTTCCCTGCTGCGTATCCGGTTCAGCGACTCCTGGTGCTTCGTCGGGACGGGCATCGTCAGCATCATGCTGTTCAGCTACTGCTACTTCCGCACGGTTGAAACCGCCAATATCGCTCTGGCCGCCCTGCTCCTCTATACCTCCCCGATTTTCATTCTTTTTTTCTCCATCCTGTTTTTCCGGGAGCGCATGACGAAACGGAAATTTCTGGCTGTCGCCTGCACTTTCGCGGGGTGCGCCTGCATCACGGGCGTATTTTCCCACGGCGCCCCGACCGTGCCCTGGCCGGTGATCGCCATAGGGCTCGGCGCCGGGTTGTTCTATTCCCTGTACACGATCTTCGGCAAATACGCCCTCCTGCGGTACGATTCCGTGACTGTGACCGCGCACTCCTTCATCTTCGCCACGGTCGGCACGGCGTTCCTTATTCCGTTGCCGGAAACCTTCGCCCGCTTTACCGACCCCGCCGTTTTTCTCGCGGCCTGCGGCATGGCCGTTTTCTCCTCTCTCGGGGCCTTCGGCCTGTACACCCTGGGGCTGCAGGGCATCGCCCCCAGCAAGGCCGGGGTGCTCGTCACCGTGGAACCCGTGGTCGCGACCCTCGTCGGCATCCTTGTCTTTCACGAGCGGGCGGGCATCGCCACCGCGGCCGGGATGGCGCTGATCATCAGCGCGACGATACTTCTCGGGAAAACGGAAAAGGGCTGACCCGCGCCGCCGCCTGGGTGTAGGACGGGAAGCCATGCCGCCGCTTGCATTTTCAGTCAGTTTGCGTAAAGTATCCCCCCGGCCTATCGCAACAGCAGGCCGGTATTCCGGATGTTTCCCGCCGCGGCGGGCGTTGCCCGGATGCGCGGCGCGCGATGTTTCACCTTTCCCTGCCAGGAGATCCGTATGCAAAAACTGTTTGTCACCGCTGTCTTGACAGCCGTCCTTGTGTGCGCCGGCACCGCCTCGGCCGCCACCGTGAAAATTGGGCTCATGGCTCCCATCACCGGCGCGTTCGCCAGCGAAGGGCAGGATACGAAAAAAATCCTCGACCTCATGGTCGAAGAGGTGAACAAGTCCGGCGGCATCAACGGCGCGACCGTCGAGCTCATCGTGGAAGACGACGGCTCCACCCCCCGCTCCGCGGCGACGGCGGCCAGCCGCCTGGTCGCGGCCAACGTCCCCGCCGTCATCGGCACCTACGGCTCCGCCGTGACGGAAGCCTCCCAGGATATTTACGATGAGGCGGGCGTCGTGCAGATCGGCACGGGTTCCACCTCCATCCGCCTGACCGCCAAGGGGATGAAGCGCTTTTTCCGCACCTGCCCGCGCGACGACGAACAGGGCCGCGTGGGCGTTGCCACCCTGAAGCGGTTCGGCTACGCCAAGGTCGCCATCCTGCATGACAACTCCGCCTATGCCAAAGGACTGGCCGACGAAATCAAGCAGGGAATCGAAAAGGAAAAGAGCGCCACGATCCTGTTTTTCGACGCTCTCGTCCCCGGCGAGCGCGATTACTCCGCCATTTTGACCAAGCTGAAAGGGCTGAACCCGGACGCCGTGTTCTTCACCGGCTATTATCCCGAAGCGGGCCTTCTTCTGCGCCAGATGGCGGAAATGAAGTGGTCCGTGCCCATGATCGGCGGCGACGCCACCAACAACACGGACCTGATCGCCATTGCCGGGGCGGCGGCCACGGGCTACCGCTTCATCTCGCCCCCCATGCCCGGCGATATCGACAACGCGATGGCCAAGAGCTTTCTCGCGGCCTACCAGGCCAAGTACAACAGCCAGCCCAGTTCCATCTGGTCCGTGGCGGCGGGCGACGCCTTCAACGTGATCGTCGCGGCGATAAAGGCCAAAGGCGCGGATTCCGCCGCCATTGCCGACTATCTGCACAACGGCATGAAAGACGGGCTCGACAGCCTGACCGGCAAAATCGCCTTTGACGATAAAGGGGACCGTATCGGCGACCTGTACCGCCTCTACGAGGTAAGCGCTGACGGCCGCTTTGTGCTCCAGCCCAAACAATAGACAAACGGTCCGGGCCGGGCGCCATGCCCGGCCCGGATGTTCCGACGACGGACCAGAATGGAAGAATTTTTCAAACAATTGACCAACGGCCTGGCGGTCGGGGGCATTTACGCCCTGATCGCGCTCGGCTACACCATGGTGTACGGCATTCTGCGCCTGATAAACTTCGCCCATGGCGATCTGTTCACGCTCGGCGCATACCTCGGCTTCACCCTGCTCGTCTCCCTGGGCCTGCAGGACGCCATGAGCGGGCTTGCCGTGGCCGGGGTTCTTATCGTCATGGCCATGGGGCTTGTCGCGCTTGTCGGGTATCTGCTCGAGCGCGTCGCCTACAGGCCGCTGCGGCGCTCCAACCGTCTGGCGGCCGTGGTTTCCGCCCTGGGGGCCTCCATTTTCTTTTCCAACGCCATCATGCTGGTCTGGGGCGCGCGGGTCAAAGTCTACCCCAGCGGTATCCTGCCCGACGCGACGGTTTCCATCCTCGGCGTGGACATCATGCTCACCCGGGTCGTCCTGTTCTGCTGCGCGGTGGTGCTGATGCTCCTGCTCTTCTGGTTCATCAACCGGACCCGCGTGGGCACGGCCATCCGGGCGGTGGCCATCGACCAGGACGCGGCCCGGCTCATGGGCATCAACGTGAACAACATCATCTCCCTGGTCTTCCTCATCGGCCCGGCCCTCGGCGGCGCGGCCGGGGTCATGGTGGGCCTGTATTACGGCCAGATCTCCCACGACATGGGGTTCGGCTTCGGTCTGAAGGCGTTTACGGCGGCCATTCTCGGCGGGATCGGGAACATTCCCGGCGCCATGCTGGGCGGCATTCTGCTCGGGGTCATCGAAGCCATGGGCGCGACATACATCTCCATGGCCTGGAAAGACGCCGTCGCCTTCGGCGTGCTGATCCTCATCCTTATCGTCCGGCCCACGGGCCTGCTCGGCGAGAGGGTCGCGGACAAGATATGAATGTCTCCGCGTTCAAAAACCGCCTTACCTTCCCGGTCTGCGCGGGGATATTCTTCGTTCTCATGGCGTTCGTTCCCACGGCGTTGTCCCTTTCCGGCGCGGCGAAAGAGGGCATAGCCCAACTCGACATGCTGAACAAAATCGGCATCTACGCCATTCTCGCCTTGTCGCTCAACATCATTCTCGGGCACGCCGGTTTGTTCCACATGGGCCATGCCGTGTTTTTCGCCGTGGGCGCGTATGCCACGGCCATTCTGAACACCGTTTATGCCTGGCCCATTTTCGCCACCATGCCCGTGGCGGGCCTTCTTGCCGCCGTGTTCGCCCTGCTGGTGGCGCGGCCCATCATCCATCTGCGCGGCGACTATCTGCTGGTGGTCACCATCGGCATTGTGGAGATCGTCCGCATCGTCCTCGTGAACAACGTGCTCGGCCTGACCGGCGGATCAAACGGCATTTACGGCATCGCGCGGCCCGTTCTCTTCGGTCTGGTCCTGAAAACGCCGCAGTTGCAGTTTTACCTGATCTGGATTTTCGCGGCCCTGACCGTGGTCCTGTTCTACC of uncultured delta proteobacterium contains these proteins:
- a CDS encoding putative Pyruvate dehydrogenase complex repressor (Evidence 3 : Function proposed based on presence of conserved amino acid motif, structural feature or limited homology), which codes for MYEPVVRPKTSKVIEDYIRASIIEHKLRPGDRLASEKELADSFGVSRQTLREALSALESLGLVELRKGSGGGAYVGEVPFIRPQKSLIDFLHTQNISLTHDHIGEARLMIEPYAARMAACFMTAEQKGELSRLHAEATGKLGSASRAELRPLEMAFHQRIAECITNPLIRFFSGVLVNLVDETNIKNADTTQDFSKPVNRSHARTLDAIVKGDPDAAEKAMYDDIVLTREIWDKLYREKNADGGKTPAQWAVSGNHVWEK
- a CDS encoding TRAP dicarboxylate transporter, DctM subunit codes for the protein MELTALITILLILAVLLGSGLWIGPTLFITGWIALTLFTDLPVLRILGSVVWNNVNSSSLMALPLFIMMGEFLVRSRISDDLFEGLTPWVAKLPGGLLHVNVIASALFAAITGSVNATTATVGKITIPEFRKRGYDESLSIGSLASSGTLGILIPPSVPMLIYGVAANVSIGKLFIAGIVPGIILMFCFCLYLGVMAVIRHENRITENFTWGDRLRRSPKIVPVIVLIAFVLGSIYAGWATPTEAAAIGVLGSMILGVGSGCMTFKIFTECLVGTVKTNCMVMLILIGASFFSVSLGFLGLPKWISATLVSYGASKFEVILLITCVYLFLGCLIDGYSMIVMTVPMFLPLMEAYNMDPIWYGIFVILLVQVANITPPVGFNLFLVTGLAHRSIGFISKAVLPFIGIIGLFVALITIFPEIVLFLPGMMGR
- a CDS encoding putative Extracellular solute-binding protein, family 7 (Evidence 3 : Function proposed based on presence of conserved amino acid motif, structural feature or limited homology), whose amino-acid sequence is MIRKASVLLAIAAVLCFTSIASAKTTLTALSVWNKENYQVRGLEMMAKRVAELTKGEVTLRVEFGGSLGYKGAELLKAVGDGQLDMAEMVASNVAGDAPVFGLRTLPMMISDWDEVALFDKMAKPYYDAAAAKINQRVLVISPWPFGGLWANKKVETIGDMKDLKIRSYDRNGALFASAVGAKGLNVPYAEAYTGLATGLIDSVVTSSISVREGKFYEVCKFHMPIRFATATSVTTINENSWKKLTADQQKALETAAAECQAFLWEEVKKVVAANDQFCYENGVTLVPVSEAFHAELVKASESVAADWLEKNKNATDAVELYHKFMEAKKRK
- a CDS encoding hypothetical protein (Evidence 5 : No homology to any previously reported sequences), translating into MTSTTTFEASGAAGPLVYIPMAHPGERAVITAKAGHDLYFAFFPAVVTSARAGNDLVFAVEGGGIVVVRGFFAVYRDSFPKLLLPDGTAVAAEDFFEGSTFDLHTAAGPVSSDAGGGHGAWAYRDDAGSLLTGVSRLGHAGSAGGGVSRFADGSLDASLGAASGDMPGVLGGRESFAAMAAVSSRPDTPGASDAANQTPGGPPAGPGEAEAGENSGGASPGGGEGGTGDMSGSEAGSGTETDRPDETGDGTGGAAGNGKETGREDGAGEEGDPGNAGGAEAGNGAGEDAGSENDAGDTGGVSGGFESVPDGSTGVVPIADGRLTVQAVTIRIMGGVAEVASTDARLSVDENGLLGVASEQSWGDADTLDAWEGLVITCGDGGGTSRMDIDYTVATWDGSVYYQLYDADGNLMGWPVQVDLPCHAPGTEGTLSIIPPAGYEDFASVMLYANGACRIAFSGIETTFIAGESAVETAAGADAAAGLNATAGGPENTGLSEDADSAGQAEDAGADFFGWDEAIPFYTGLMDCMMDPVMLDASGLPPYDPFGLSGHAAGFSLEGFPDLENDVLTLVTSRDGAVVTQKIDIHFVDDTAPGTGSAIQPLMAAAGSGHPEMEGDCGLQEQVLNEILIKTTTC
- a CDS encoding conserved membrane hypothetical protein (Evidence 4 : Homologs of previously reported genes of unknown function) — protein: MNVSAFKNRLTFPVCAGIFFVLMAFVPTALSLSGAAKEGIAQLDMLNKIGIYAILALSLNIILGHAGLFHMGHAVFFAVGAYATAILNTVYAWPIFATMPVAGLLAAVFALLVARPIIHLRGDYLLVVTIGIVEIVRIVLVNNVLGLTGGSNGIYGIARPVLFGLVLKTPQLQFYLIWIFAALTVVLFYLLEHSRFGRALNYIRYDDVAASGCGINIARYKLAAFMLGAFWAGMAGTLYAANIRTIEPSAFNFYESVILFAIVILGGSGNIAGVLLGAFLLVGLQDVFRSFESARMLVFGAAMMVMMIFRPQGLLPPRRRRYDVAALVGRYPSGLDEGFSLSGRNGKKHARDEGGS
- a CDS encoding conserved exported hypothetical protein (Evidence 4 : Homologs of previously reported genes of unknown function), which translates into the protein MQKLFVTAVLTAVLVCAGTASAATVKIGLMAPITGAFASEGQDTKKILDLMVEEVNKSGGINGATVELIVEDDGSTPRSAATAASRLVAANVPAVIGTYGSAVTEASQDIYDEAGVVQIGTGSTSIRLTAKGMKRFFRTCPRDDEQGRVGVATLKRFGYAKVAILHDNSAYAKGLADEIKQGIEKEKSATILFFDALVPGERDYSAILTKLKGLNPDAVFFTGYYPEAGLLLRQMAEMKWSVPMIGGDATNNTDLIAIAGAAATGYRFISPPMPGDIDNAMAKSFLAAYQAKYNSQPSSIWSVAAGDAFNVIVAAIKAKGADSAAIADYLHNGMKDGLDSLTGKIAFDDKGDRIGDLYRLYEVSADGRFVLQPKQ
- a CDS encoding conserved membrane hypothetical protein (Evidence 4 : Homologs of previously reported genes of unknown function), yielding MSEIKSSLCILASGVLWGMLPLFIKFFAGQGFSPEQIVFTRMVFSTVLLVTWLGFFRPSLLRIRFSDSWCFVGTGIVSIMLFSYCYFRTVETANIALAALLLYTSPIFILFFSILFFRERMTKRKFLAVACTFAGCACITGVFSHGAPTVPWPVIAIGLGAGLFYSLYTIFGKYALLRYDSVTVTAHSFIFATVGTAFLIPLPETFARFTDPAVFLAACGMAVFSSLGAFGLYTLGLQGIAPSKAGVLVTVEPVVATLVGILVFHERAGIATAAGMALIISATILLGKTEKG
- the livH gene encoding leucine/isoleucine/valine transporter subunit; membrane component of ABC superfamily (Evidence 2a : Function of homologous gene experimentally demonstrated in an other organism; PubMedId : 14702302, 2195019, 3009409; Product type t : transporter); translation: MEEFFKQLTNGLAVGGIYALIALGYTMVYGILRLINFAHGDLFTLGAYLGFTLLVSLGLQDAMSGLAVAGVLIVMAMGLVALVGYLLERVAYRPLRRSNRLAAVVSALGASIFFSNAIMLVWGARVKVYPSGILPDATVSILGVDIMLTRVVLFCCAVVLMLLLFWFINRTRVGTAIRAVAIDQDAARLMGINVNNIISLVFLIGPALGGAAGVMVGLYYGQISHDMGFGFGLKAFTAAILGGIGNIPGAMLGGILLGVIEAMGATYISMAWKDAVAFGVLILILIVRPTGLLGERVADKI
- a CDS encoding putative Tripartite ATP-independent periplasmic transporter DctQ component (Evidence 3 : Function proposed based on presence of conserved amino acid motif, structural feature or limited homology) codes for the protein MFHAAEGWTKRSPLRAVDAPSQQPHRGFIVEKIIAAIGRMNGMLGWLSGFCIASASFLIITEIFGRAFFGQSLQITDEYTGYLMAVSSFLGLGYVEKVQGHIRMDLITLLRSRFPRVIASFRVLAYGLAIAFAGYLTFVGWKLFYQSYVYGSKSMQISETPLVIPQIFIPLGAAALFLQYCCNLYKFCSGRTEQ